ATAGCGTGCCGCTATTCTGCCTCCGCCAACCGTAGCCACTCCCGGTACACGGCTTCAATGGCCTCCTTGCTGACCTCGCCGTCCCACAGCGCCGCGCCGTAGCGCAACACCAGCGGCTTATCCGGCGTGACGTCCAGCGGCTCGCGCCAGAGGTTGATCGTGGCCGAGAGGTACGCGAAATGCTCCTTCATCGTGAACCAGAGCGCCGGACGCACATTTCCGGGGGCATCAAACATCGCGACGGTCACCGGCTTTTCTCCGGCGGGCGCGGTATAGGCGCACCACGCGCCCGGCGTGAGGTGTTCGTCGCCCCGCACCAGCTCGCCGAGCTCGCCGCCGGGCGTGATGAAGGCGCCCACCGTATCCATGGATTCCACGAAGCGCACGCCGAGCCCGTGGTAGTGGGAGCCGCCGAGCGTGGCCTTCTCCTTCCCGGGCGGGACCGTGAAACGGGATTCCCACGTCAGCAGGG
This region of Candidatus Hydrogenedentota bacterium genomic DNA includes:
- a CDS encoding PmoA family protein, with protein sequence MPAALIAVVGIAFFSAGASPPPALTVAEEGDSIWIRHGDAPLLRYRFDGVPFKPYVQEWYSPARVQVLRDAPHDHLHHHAMMYAIKVDGVNFWEERETPGRQVHRAFEGLETGERGGVAFARFTQHVDWTGPDSGEPRLQEARSITVFAGPSPALLTWESRFTVPPGKEKATLGGSHYHGLGVRFVESMDTVGAFITPGGELGELVRGDEHLTPGAWCAYTAPAGEKPVTVAMFDAPGNVRPALWFTMKEHFAYLSATINLWREPLDVTPDKPLVLRYGAALWDGEVSKEAIEAVYREWLRLAEAE